A single genomic interval of Candidatus Anstonellales archaeon harbors:
- a CDS encoding NMD3-related protein — MHKICPKCGRSSSQAEFAGNFCTSCYPISFLPPDSVKIPLCKVCNKIKGRGWVPPTTHNIAEIIIKNSKGQASSFHFDKNTSSLIVSIHMSDAKIMRSYNVAVEYTRTTCPTCSKSLGHYHEAIIQLRGDPAKVQKYASIFKKQLAPITFVSREIKLKEGINLCVGSKRVTQSVIQASGLSYLRTEKIAGQRKDGKRLYRSTFRIRF; from the coding sequence ATGCACAAAATATGCCCAAAGTGTGGTAGGTCATCCTCCCAGGCAGAGTTTGCAGGAAATTTTTGCACAAGCTGCTATCCTATCTCTTTTTTGCCACCAGATTCTGTCAAAATCCCTCTTTGTAAAGTCTGCAATAAAATAAAAGGCCGAGGCTGGGTTCCCCCTACGACACACAATATAGCTGAAATAATCATAAAAAATAGCAAGGGTCAAGCCTCATCATTTCATTTTGATAAGAACACATCAAGTTTAATTGTATCCATACATATGAGCGACGCGAAGATTATGCGCTCTTACAATGTTGCTGTTGAGTATACGAGAACTACCTGCCCCACATGTTCAAAATCTCTTGGACATTATCACGAAGCTATAATCCAGCTTAGAGGCGATCCAGCTAAAGTTCAGAAATATGCCTCTATTTTTAAGAAGCAACTTGCTCCAATCACGTTTGTTTCTCGCGAAATAAAGCTAAAAGAAGGTATAAACCTTTGCGTCGGAAGCAAGAGAGTGACGCAGAGTGTAATCCAGGCATCTGGTCTTTCTTATTTACGGACAGAGAAAATAGCAGGGCAGAGAAAAGACGGAAAAAGGCTATACCGCTCAACTTTTAGAATCAGATTTTAG
- a CDS encoding DUF2070 family protein, with protein sequence MMGSAERAIGLTKYFVSLPRARTIGAYLILVGALFGLIVSISTQKIAEIEIIGSVGMGVFLISLPAFLSAFTVYLVCRWIPLKRVLVLSLFGAMSYGVFYVIGILLLESGVSFGGEVILVGFGLIFVIWFLIAKLVFGLGKISFVFATLQLFYNAIFLMTTHLISFDEGWMPIILKMYFSSLLFLIALYSLFFVLNAPMKRNIGVDSTQAISMFAAQWLEGGKELEETFESMGEEVETLLGTIVFKGSKKETVFLVPGVHFGPFGNLGGSEFSKLLANRLEGENRDVFVFHSLVTNDMNPVSSREIEKIIACFEGQYKKMEFSPAVGNICRGRGGNSHALCLKINDFAFVGFSRAPLTTEDVNFGIGRSLQMLANRFVREAVLVDQHNSETGDITSVEPGSHIQFEMEEALLDALEKNKRMERLELGCGAQKLECKSVGGGGIKTALFGFGKKFFALILLDSNGVVPSFRDEVIREVKEWGKKKKMEVEAEIFTTDTHEVNIVQGVLNPVGKRREEGEEVISAIVNCLEEAKRNMEGVSAGVSVDRFTTTVLGAKVSTEVVATISAVIAIARIAIPVILIGTVILILWSLTKIK encoded by the coding sequence ATGATGGGTTCAGCTGAACGAGCGATTGGACTTACAAAGTATTTTGTTAGCTTGCCGCGAGCAAGAACGATTGGAGCGTACCTTATTTTGGTTGGTGCTCTCTTCGGGCTTATAGTTAGCATTTCAACTCAAAAAATTGCAGAAATAGAAATTATAGGAAGTGTCGGGATGGGTGTGTTTCTCATCTCTCTCCCGGCTTTCCTCTCAGCTTTTACAGTTTATCTAGTGTGTAGGTGGATACCTCTAAAGCGAGTGCTAGTTCTTTCACTTTTTGGAGCAATGAGCTATGGGGTATTTTATGTAATAGGGATTTTGCTTTTAGAGAGTGGAGTTTCCTTTGGAGGGGAAGTGATTCTCGTAGGATTTGGGCTTATCTTTGTAATATGGTTTTTGATTGCAAAGCTTGTGTTTGGTCTTGGAAAGATTTCTTTTGTTTTTGCAACACTCCAGCTCTTTTATAACGCAATATTTCTTATGACTACCCACCTCATCTCCTTTGACGAAGGCTGGATGCCGATCATCTTAAAGATGTATTTTTCATCATTACTGTTTTTGATTGCGCTATATTCTCTTTTTTTCGTATTGAATGCGCCTATGAAGAGAAACATTGGTGTAGATAGTACGCAAGCAATCTCTATGTTTGCAGCTCAATGGCTTGAAGGCGGAAAAGAGCTTGAAGAAACTTTTGAATCTATGGGGGAAGAAGTTGAGACATTATTGGGGACTATTGTGTTTAAGGGCTCAAAAAAAGAAACGGTTTTCCTGGTGCCGGGAGTGCATTTTGGACCTTTTGGAAATCTCGGCGGCAGTGAATTTTCAAAGTTGCTTGCAAATAGACTGGAAGGTGAGAACAGAGACGTGTTTGTATTTCATTCTCTCGTTACAAATGACATGAATCCTGTCTCATCGCGTGAAATTGAGAAGATAATCGCCTGTTTTGAGGGACAATATAAAAAAATGGAATTTTCGCCTGCGGTTGGGAACATTTGTAGAGGACGTGGCGGAAATTCACATGCCCTCTGCCTCAAAATAAACGACTTTGCATTTGTCGGATTTTCCAGAGCACCTCTTACGACTGAGGATGTAAATTTCGGGATTGGTAGAAGCTTGCAGATGCTTGCAAATAGATTTGTTAGGGAAGCTGTTTTAGTGGACCAACATAATTCTGAAACAGGAGACATAACTTCGGTTGAGCCGGGTTCTCACATCCAATTTGAAATGGAAGAGGCGCTTTTGGACGCTCTGGAAAAAAATAAAAGGATGGAGAGATTGGAACTTGGATGCGGTGCACAAAAACTTGAGTGCAAATCGGTAGGGGGAGGTGGGATAAAAACTGCTCTCTTTGGATTTGGAAAAAAGTTTTTTGCGTTAATTTTGTTAGACTCTAATGGAGTCGTTCCCTCTTTTAGAGATGAGGTAATAAGAGAGGTAAAAGAATGGGGAAAGAAGAAAAAAATGGAAGTAGAAGCCGAGATTTTTACTACAGATACTCATGAGGTGAATATTGTTCAGGGAGTCTTGAATCCTGTAGGAAAGAGGCGTGAAGAGGGTGAGGAAGTTATTTCTGCTATTGTTAATTGCCTAGAAGAAGCTAAAAGGAACATGGAAGGAGTAAGCGCGGGCGTTTCTGTGGACAGATTCACCACAACTGTATTGGGAGCGAAAGTCTCCACTGAAGTAGTTGCAACTATAAGTGCAGTAATTGCAATCGCAAGGATAGCTATACCTGTGATACTTATAGGCACCGTTATCTTGATTTTATGGAGCCTTACAAAAATTAAGTAA
- a CDS encoding glycosyltransferase codes for MRGDFLKLGFFTDTYLPNRDGVVRVILNTKEVIERKGHRVYTFAPYGNEKTNVDEDNDVFYYHSASFFPYPDYRVALFPFFAYKRAQKVGVEIVHSHGVATMGIAALKTARMLRVGSVATFHTLLPNAARYIGGSWFLEGITKRAIWRYLEWYYSQFERVISPTNYTKKILQKHGIEAVVLPSGVDTARFTPNKKLGERIKKKWGICGKKVALYLGRIAREKRLEIFFEAASKINKESEIFFVVAGKGPALDYYRAMAERMNISGKVIFTGFVPEDQLSAYYNAADVFIMPSSFETQGLSALEALACGVPICVERDSATAEFVKNGKNGGLFSDAEECAESILKISTQKIKMKEFARKTALEYSNEKMVGKLLELYKQLI; via the coding sequence GTGAGAGGGGATTTTCTGAAGCTTGGATTTTTTACAGATACTTATCTTCCAAATAGAGACGGCGTAGTTAGGGTTATATTAAACACGAAGGAAGTTATTGAAAGAAAAGGACATAGAGTATACACGTTTGCACCTTATGGAAATGAAAAAACGAACGTCGATGAAGATAACGACGTATTTTACTATCATTCTGCAAGTTTTTTTCCCTATCCAGATTACAGAGTTGCACTATTTCCGTTTTTTGCTTATAAGAGGGCACAGAAGGTTGGAGTGGAGATAGTGCATTCTCACGGCGTTGCAACGATGGGAATTGCGGCTTTAAAGACTGCGCGCATGCTTAGGGTTGGGTCGGTTGCAACGTTCCACACTCTTTTGCCAAATGCTGCGCGTTACATAGGTGGAAGCTGGTTTCTTGAAGGCATAACCAAAAGAGCAATATGGAGATATTTGGAGTGGTATTATAGTCAGTTTGAGCGCGTTATATCTCCAACCAATTATACAAAAAAGATCCTTCAAAAGCATGGAATAGAGGCTGTTGTCTTGCCAAGTGGTGTGGATACAGCAAGATTTACACCTAATAAAAAGTTAGGGGAAAGGATAAAAAAGAAATGGGGAATTTGTGGCAAGAAAGTTGCTCTTTATCTTGGAAGAATTGCTCGAGAAAAAAGGTTGGAGATTTTTTTTGAGGCTGCAAGCAAAATAAACAAGGAATCTGAAATCTTTTTTGTTGTTGCAGGGAAGGGACCAGCTTTGGATTACTACAGGGCAATGGCAGAGAGGATGAACATCTCTGGAAAGGTTATTTTCACAGGATTTGTTCCTGAGGACCAACTTTCGGCGTATTATAATGCAGCTGACGTGTTCATTATGCCATCATCCTTTGAGACACAGGGTTTAAGTGCTCTGGAAGCACTTGCTTGTGGGGTTCCGATATGTGTTGAGAGGGATTCTGCCACTGCAGAATTCGTCAAGAATGGAAAAAATGGGGGTTTGTTTTCAGATGCGGAAGAGTGTGCAGAGAGCATATTAAAGATTTCTACTCAAAAAATCAAGATGAAAGAATTTGCAAGAAAAACTGCGTTGGAATACTCAAACGAAAAAATGGTTGGAAAGCTCCTCGAGCTTTATAAGCAGCTCATCTGA